Part of the Streptomyces sp. WMMC500 genome is shown below.
ACGAGGCCTCCTTCAGGCCGCGTTCGACCTCGGAGAGGTACGGCATCGAGATCCGCGCGGCGTCGGCGACGTCCTTCAACGTCCGCTCCTGGGCCAACCGCTCCCGCCGCAGCACGTCCCCGACGACCTGCCGCCAGAGGGGCTCGCGCCCGTCGGGCGCCTCGGGCGCCTCGGGCGCGGGAGGGCGCAGGGGGAGGACGCGGGCGTGGCGCTTCGGCGCGTGATTGGTCACGGTCTCAGCGTAAGTGGGCCGGGGACGAAGGGAAGGGGCGGGCGATCTGCCAACGGCAGAATCGCCGAAGGCGAACAGGCCGGAGCGTGGGCGACAGGGAACCCCAACCAGGAAGGGGAACGGTTCACCTGGTCTCCTTCGAGGATGCCCCGTCCTTTAGAGCGGGGAGGAACCGAAGCTCCTGCGGAGCAGGGCAACGGGCGGGGTTTCGCCGCCAGGGCGAAAGACCGTGCTTGTGCGGCAAGTTGACCTCCGGTGATCATCTCTATTAGGTTGTTCTGTGTGAAGATCGTCGCGCAGGTGAAGTTGTTGCCTGCGTCCGCGCATGACGCGGATGCACTGGCGGCGACTCTGCGTGCCTGCAACCGGGCGGCGAATGCGGCGTCCGAAGTGGCGTTCGCGAAGGACCTCAAGCGCCGGAACGTGTTGCAGGATGCCGTCTACCACCGGATCAAGGTTGACTTTGATCTCGGGGCGCAGGCCGCTGTGCGCACCGTCAAGAAGGTCTGTGACGCGTATGCCACGCTCAAGGCGAACCTGCGGGCCGGGAACTACGGTCCCGAAGATTCCAAGCGCCGGACCAAGGCGGAGTCGAAGCCGATCGGTTTCCGCGAGACATCGGCGCAGCCGTATGACGACCGGATTCTGACCTGGAACCTGGACGCGCAGACCGTCAGCATCTGGACGGTGGCCGGACGACTCAAGGGCATTCCGTTCGTCTGCTCGCCCGAGGCCGTGAAGCTCCTCGCCTCGCGCAAGGGAGAGAGCGACCTGGTGATGCGGGACGGCATGTTCTTCCTGATCGCCACCATCGACATCCCCGAGCCCGAAGTGTTCGAGCCTGACGGCTTCCTCGGCGTGGATCTCGGCATCGTCAACATCGCCACCACCAGCGACGGCAAGATCATGTCCGGCCGTCAGGTCAACCGGTACCGGCAGCACAAGCGTGACCTGCGCACCAAGCTCCAGAAGAA
Proteins encoded:
- a CDS encoding helix-turn-helix transcriptional regulator encodes the protein MTNHAPKRHARVLPLRPPAPEAPEAPDGREPLWRQVVGDVLRRERLAQERTLKDVADAARISMPYLSEVERGLKEASSEVLAAAAQALGLRLADLLVLAHGEIVRLSGIRDRERERARGRAAGLSSVTELPTARSRPGDVRLAA
- a CDS encoding transposase yields the protein MKIVAQVKLLPASAHDADALAATLRACNRAANAASEVAFAKDLKRRNVLQDAVYHRIKVDFDLGAQAAVRTVKKVCDAYATLKANLRAGNYGPEDSKRRTKAESKPIGFRETSAQPYDDRILTWNLDAQTVSIWTVAGRLKGIPFVCSPEAVKLLASRKGESDLVMRDGMFFLIATIDIPEPEVFEPDGFLGVDLGIVNIATTSDGKIMSGRQVNRYRQHKRDLRTKLQKKRTRSAARVLKRQRRKEARYATQRNHIIAKKLVTTAERTSRGIGLEDLTGIRQRVTAKKDQRARLSSWAFAQLGAFVEYKARRAGVPVVHVDPRNTSRQCSQCWHTHRSNRVTQARFVCKSCGIVLHADHNGSRNIAHRADAVWQRGAVNRPSTA